From the Cucurbita pepo subsp. pepo cultivar mu-cu-16 chromosome LG05, ASM280686v2, whole genome shotgun sequence genome, one window contains:
- the LOC111795555 gene encoding small ubiquitin-related modifier 1-like has translation MSGVANTQQEEDKKPNDQSAHINLKVKGQDGNEVFFRIKRSTQLKKLMNAYCDRQSVDLNSIAFLFDGRRLRAEQTPDELEMEDGDEIDAMLHQTGGSTLWNTCSTAL, from the exons ATGTCGGGTGTTGCAAACACGCAGCAGGAGGAAGACAAGAAGCCTAACGATCAATCGGCGCATATCAACCTGAAGGTCAAAGGCCAG GATGGAAATGAGGTTTTCTTTAGGATTAAAAGGAGCACTCAGCTGAAGAAACTGATGAATGCTTACTGTGATCGACAATCCGTGGATCTGAACTCCATTGCCTTCCTATTTGATGGTCGTCGTCTTCGTGCCGAGCAAACTCCCGATGAG CTAGAGATGGAGGATGGAGATGAGATTGATGCAATGTTGCACCAGACCGGTGGGTCTACCCTTTGGAATACATGTTCTACTGCTCTGTAG
- the LOC111795552 gene encoding 1-aminocyclopropane-1-carboxylate oxidase 1-like encodes MEFPIINLEKLNGEERAPILEKIKDACENWGFFELLNHGIEPEFLDKVERLTKQHYKKCMEQRFKELVESKGLDGVQVEVNDLDWESTFFLRHLPVSNIADLPDLDDEYRAVMKEFAAKLEKLAEVLLDLLCENLGLPKGYLKNVFYGSKGPTFGTKVSNYPPCPKPDLIKGLRAHTDAGGIILLFQDDKVSGLQLLKDDQWVDVPPLRHSIVVNIGDQLEVITNGKYKSVLHRVIAQRDGEGRMSLASFYNPGSDAVIYPAPALVGKEGEEKNEVLYPKFVFEDYMKLYAGLKFQAKEPRFEAMKAVESN; translated from the exons ATGGAGTTCCCAATTATCAACTTGGAGAAGCTTAATGGCGAAGAACGAGCCCCCATCTTGGAGAAAATCAAAGACGCCTGTGAAAATTGGGGCTTTTTCGAG CTTTTGAACCATGGGATTGAGCCAGAGTTTCTGGACAAAGTGGAGAGGCTAACGAAACAGCACTACAAGAAGTGTATGGAACAGAGGTTCAAGGAGCTGGTGGAGAGTAAAGGGTTAGATGGGGTTCAGGTGGAGGTCAACGATCTTGACTGGGAAAGCACTTTCTTCCTCCGCCATCTCCCGGTTTCCAACATCGCCGACTTGCCGGACTTGGACGACGAATACAGAGCCGTCATGAAGGAATTTGCTGCCAAATTGGAGAAGCTTGCGGAAGTGCTTTTGGATTTACTTTGCGAGAATCTTGGGCTCCCAAAAGGGTACCTCAAGAATGTGTTTTATGGATCTAAAGGACCCACTTTTGGCACCAAGGTTAGCAACTACCCACCTTGTCCTAAGCCGGATCTGATCAAGGGCCTCCGAGCCCACACCGACGCCGGTGGCATCATCCTCCTCTTCCAAGACGACAAGGTGAGTGGCCTCCAGTTGCTGAAAGACGACCAATGGGTCGACGTGCCACCGCTCCGCCACTCGATCGTCGTCAACATTGGCGACCAGCTAGAG GTGATCACGAACGGGAAGTACAAAAGCGTGCTGCACCGAGTGATAGCGCAGCGCGACGGGGAAGGGAGGATGTCATTAGCATCGTTCTACAACCCCGGGAGCGACGCAGTGATATACCCAGCGCCGGCCCTGGTGGGGAAAGAGGGTgaggagaagaatgaagtatTATACCCAAAGTTCGTGTTTGAAGACTACATGAAGCTGTATGCAGGGCTGAAATTCCAGGCCAAGGAGCCAAGGTTTGAAGCCATGAAAGCTGTGGAATCCAACTAA
- the LOC111795554 gene encoding probable tyrosine-protein phosphatase At1g05000 isoform X2 — protein MKFVEQSLKQQSEQICKTVEVDVIDHHRTASSLVELEASEDCERDGPDGDGLYIPPLNFSMVDNGIFRSGFPNSANFSFLQTLGLRSIICLCPEPYPEHNMEFLKSNGIRLYQFGIESYKEPFVNIPDDMIREALKVVLDDRNHPILIHCKRGKHRTGCLVGCLRKLQRWCLTSVFDEYQRFAAAKARISDQRFMELFDVSDLRHLPMSFACSKSCMIISGSFQDEEAAGSVSGKSSTTT, from the exons ATGAAATTTGTAGAGCAGAGCTTGAAGCAACAGTCGGAACAGATATGCAAGACTGTTGAGGTCGACGTAATTGATCACCATCGCACTGCATCGTCGCTGGTCGAATTGGAAGCTTCTGAAGATTGCGAGAGGGATGGACCGGATGGTGACGGCCTCTATATTCCTCCCCTCAACTTTTCCATGGTTGATAATGGCATTTTCCGCTCCGGCTTCCCTAATTCTGCTAACTTCTCCTTCCTCCAAACCCTAGGCCTCCGTTCCATTAT ATGTCTATGTCCGGAGCCGTATCCGGAACACAACATGGAGTTTCTCAAGTCTAACGGAATCAGATTGTATCAATTTGGAATCGAGAGCTATAAG GAGCCTTTTGTGAATATCCCAGATGATATGATTCGTGAAGCACTGAAAGTTGTCCTTG ACGATAGAAATCATCCAATCCTCATACATTGCAAGAGAGGAAAG CATCGTACAGGTTGCCTTGTGGGATGCCTGAGAAAATTGCAGAGGTGGTGCCTCACTTCTGTGTTTGATGAGTACCAGAGATTTGCAGCTGCAAAAGCAAGAATTTCAGACCAGAGGTTTATGGAATTGTTCGATGTCTCCGACTTGAGGCATCTTCCCATGTCATTCGCATGCTCAAAGAG CTGTATGATCATCTCTGGTTCGTTCCAAGACGAAGAAGCAGCTGGAAGTGTCAGTGGAAAAAGCTCGACGACCACTTAA
- the LOC111795554 gene encoding probable tyrosine-protein phosphatase At1g05000 isoform X1, protein MKFVEQSLKQQSEQICKTVEVDVIDHHRTASSLVELEASEDCERDGPDGDGLYIPPLNFSMVDNGIFRSGFPNSANFSFLQTLGLRSIICLCPEPYPEHNMEFLKSNGIRLYQFGIESYKEPFVNIPDDMIREALKVVLDDRNHPILIHCKRGKHRTGCLVGCLRKLQRWCLTSVFDEYQRFAAAKARISDQRFMELFDVSDLRHLPMSFACSKSLFVFVKISLVVRVAFIRRLGKQQKTFTHLKVIVRLI, encoded by the exons ATGAAATTTGTAGAGCAGAGCTTGAAGCAACAGTCGGAACAGATATGCAAGACTGTTGAGGTCGACGTAATTGATCACCATCGCACTGCATCGTCGCTGGTCGAATTGGAAGCTTCTGAAGATTGCGAGAGGGATGGACCGGATGGTGACGGCCTCTATATTCCTCCCCTCAACTTTTCCATGGTTGATAATGGCATTTTCCGCTCCGGCTTCCCTAATTCTGCTAACTTCTCCTTCCTCCAAACCCTAGGCCTCCGTTCCATTAT ATGTCTATGTCCGGAGCCGTATCCGGAACACAACATGGAGTTTCTCAAGTCTAACGGAATCAGATTGTATCAATTTGGAATCGAGAGCTATAAG GAGCCTTTTGTGAATATCCCAGATGATATGATTCGTGAAGCACTGAAAGTTGTCCTTG ACGATAGAAATCATCCAATCCTCATACATTGCAAGAGAGGAAAG CATCGTACAGGTTGCCTTGTGGGATGCCTGAGAAAATTGCAGAGGTGGTGCCTCACTTCTGTGTTTGATGAGTACCAGAGATTTGCAGCTGCAAAAGCAAGAATTTCAGACCAGAGGTTTATGGAATTGTTCGATGTCTCCGACTTGAGGCATCTTCCCATGTCATTCGCATGCTCAAAGAG tctgtttgtttttgtaaagATTTCTTTGGTGGTTCGGGTGGCATTCATTAGACGACTAGGGAAGCAGCAGAAAACATTCACACACCTCAAAGTCATAGTGAGGTTAATCTAA
- the LOC111795554 gene encoding probable tyrosine-protein phosphatase At1g05000 isoform X3 produces MKFVEQSLKQQSEQICKTVEVDVIDHHRTASSLVELEASEDCERDGPDGDGLYIPPLNFSMVDNGIFRSGFPNSANFSFLQTLGLRSIICLCPEPYPEHNMEFLKSNGIRLYQFGIESYKEPFVNIPDDMIREALKVVLDDRNHPILIHCKRGKHRTGCLVGCLRKLQRWCLTSVFDEYQRFAAAKARISDQRFMELFDVSDLRHLPMSFACSKRFLWWFGWHSLDD; encoded by the exons ATGAAATTTGTAGAGCAGAGCTTGAAGCAACAGTCGGAACAGATATGCAAGACTGTTGAGGTCGACGTAATTGATCACCATCGCACTGCATCGTCGCTGGTCGAATTGGAAGCTTCTGAAGATTGCGAGAGGGATGGACCGGATGGTGACGGCCTCTATATTCCTCCCCTCAACTTTTCCATGGTTGATAATGGCATTTTCCGCTCCGGCTTCCCTAATTCTGCTAACTTCTCCTTCCTCCAAACCCTAGGCCTCCGTTCCATTAT ATGTCTATGTCCGGAGCCGTATCCGGAACACAACATGGAGTTTCTCAAGTCTAACGGAATCAGATTGTATCAATTTGGAATCGAGAGCTATAAG GAGCCTTTTGTGAATATCCCAGATGATATGATTCGTGAAGCACTGAAAGTTGTCCTTG ACGATAGAAATCATCCAATCCTCATACATTGCAAGAGAGGAAAG CATCGTACAGGTTGCCTTGTGGGATGCCTGAGAAAATTGCAGAGGTGGTGCCTCACTTCTGTGTTTGATGAGTACCAGAGATTTGCAGCTGCAAAAGCAAGAATTTCAGACCAGAGGTTTATGGAATTGTTCGATGTCTCCGACTTGAGGCATCTTCCCATGTCATTCGCATGCTCAAAGAG ATTTCTTTGGTGGTTCGGGTGGCATTCATTAGACGACTAG
- the LOC111795328 gene encoding zinc finger CCCH domain-containing protein 3-like, whose translation MPDNLQVQRNAVPNQSPDVSEALWRLEISDNQDGGDAAESSPYPDRPGEPDCLYYMRTGSCSYGSNCRFNHPVYVAQGALYNGELPERIGQPDCEYFLKTGTCKYGGSCKYHHPRDRRGAGPVTFNILGLPMRQEEKSCSYYLRTGSCKFGVSCKFNHPQPAPVGNMLPQARPGALGSAGTPFMPSSGLPYASGIPAWSLPRVQYMPGPCVQGQQSYVPVLVSPPQGAIAAQDWNTYVSNVSPVLPNLGYNSVNLEDSHSNGQLALSTSTLTLPDRPDQPECRYFMNNGTCKYGSDCKFHHPKQRIAQSATNVLGLPSRPGQAVCSYYSMYGLCKYGPSCKFDHPSATYPYNYGFTLPVLNSSFMKYPSNNYTLSSHDTLPQTISKSSEWVQKADPPNNKQQTTDTKVDDGTAEEVSSVSCSLSGGSESLQDQSG comes from the exons ATGCCAGATAATCTGCAAGTTCAGAGGAATGCTGTTCCTAACCAATCCCCTG ATGTCTCGGAGGCGCTCTGGCGGTTGGAAATTAGCGATAATCAAGATGGAGGCGACGCGGCAGAATCAAGCCCTTACCCCGATCGACCTGGCGAACCTGATTGCTTGTATTATATGAGAACTGGCTCTTGTAGCTATGGAAGTAATTGTCGCTTCAATCATCCTGTCTACGTTGCTCAG GGTGCTCTTTATAATGGGGAATTGCCAGAAAGAATTGGGCAACCCGACTGTGAG TATTTTCTGAAGACGGGGACCTGTAAATATGGAGGATCATGTAAGTATCATCATCCAAGAGATAGGCGTGGAGCTGGGCCTGTTACATTTAACATTTTAGGTCTTCCCATGCGACAG GAAGAAAAGTCGTGTTCTTATTATTTGCGCACGGGATCATGTAAATTTGGAGTTTCATGCAAGTTTAATCATCCCCAGCCAGCACCAGTTGGGAATATGTTACCTCAAGCTAGACCTGGTGCTTTGGGTTCTGCAGGCACTCCATTCATGCCTTCATCTGGTTTACCATATGCTAGTGGAATTCCTGCTTGGTCATTGCCTAGAGTGCAATACATGCCTGGTCCATGTGTACAAGGCCAACAATCTTATGTGCCTGTCCTGGTTTCTCCACCACAGGGTGCCATAGCTGCTCAAGACTGGAACACTTATGTG AGCAATGTCAGTCCTGTTCTTCCCAATCTTGGTTATAATTCTGTCAATTTGGAAGACTCGCATTCTAATGGGCAGTTGGCCTTATCAACATCAACTCTAACGCTACCCGATCGACCCGACCAACCAGAATGCCGTTATTTTATGAACAATGGCACATGCAAATATGGATCTGATTGCAAGTTTCATCATCCGAAACAAAGAATTGCACAATCAGCAACGAATGTGCTTGGGCTTCCTTCAAGACCC GGGCAAGCTGTATGTTCATACTACAGTATGTATGGGCTCTGCAAGTATGGCCCAAGTTGTAAATTTGACCACCCATCTGCAACATATCCTTATAACTATGGCTTCACTCTGCCTGTGCTCAATTCATCTTTCATGAAGTATCCCAGCAACAACTATACGTTGTCATCGCACGATACCTTGCCCCAGACGATATCCAAATCGTCTGAATGGGTTCAGAAAGCTGATCCTCCGAACAACAAACAGCAAACTACCGATACGAAAGTCGATGATGGCACAGCTGAAGAGGTTTCCTCTGTTTCATGCTCATTATCAGGTGGTTCTGAAAGTTTACAAGATCAATCTGGTTGA